DNA sequence from the Amycolatopsis sp. Hca4 genome:
TCACCGCCGTCGAGGCCTCCGACTGGGCCGCCCGGTGGATCGGATCCGACGTCGAAGTCGAAGACGAGCTGGTCTTCGACGCGATCCAACACCTCTACGGCGCCGACATGCCCGTCGCGCCAGGCAAATTCCTGTACGGCCCACGCGACTTCCGAGCCTGGCTGGCGGACTTCGAAGCTCAGCTGAAGCCCTGAAGAGCGGAAACGCCCGGCCCGCGCGAAGCGGACCGGGCGTCTCCTGGAGTGAAGCTCAGGCGTCCAGCTCGGCGAGGGCCTGCTTGGCCTTCTCGAGCTCGGCCTCCAGCGCGGCGACCTTCGCCGCCTGCGCCTCGCGGGCCTGGTTGATCACCTCGTCGATCGGGCCGGACAGGTCGGAGTGCAGCTCCTTCGCCGCGCGCGAGACCGCCGCGGCCGGGATCTCCAGGCCCTTCGCGACCCACTTCGAGCCGTTCTTCAGCTCGGCCTGCCACTCGCCGTCGGCGGTGCCGGTGACCGTCAGGATCAGCTCGACCGTGCGGGTCTTCTTCGCCGTCGACGCCGTCGCCGCGCCCTTCGGGCGGCCGCGCTTCGGCTTCGGGGCTTCTTCCTCGGCGGCCGGAGCCTCCGGGGAAGAGGCCGGGGACGCGGACTCGGTGACGGCCGCCTCGTCGGCGGAAACCTCCGAAGCCGGGCCGGTCGAAGCAGCCGGAGCCGGAGCGGAAACCGGGGCCTCGGCCGTTTCCTCGTCGTGCGTCAGGACATCCACGGTCATCGTCGTGTCGTCTCCTTGCCCGGGAAGTGGGTGTGGTTCGCGGCACAGCGTAGAACATGCGTTCGACTCGTGCCACACGGGGTGTCATGACAGAGCCCTCCCGGCGCGAAGCCGGAAGGGCTCTGACGGGAGAACGCTAGCTCACTCCTCGGACTTGCCCGACTGCAGGCCCGACGAGATCAGGTCCATCACCGACGAGTCGGCCAGCGTGGTGACGTCGCCGACCTGCCGGTTTTCCGCGACGTCCCGCAGCAGCCGGCGCATGATCTTGCCCGAACGCGTCTTCGGCAGCTCCGGCACGACCATGATCTGCCGCGGCTTCGCGATCGGCCCGATCTCCTTCGCGACGTGGTTGCGCAGGGCCTGGATGGCCTCCTCGCCGCCGTCGACCGCGTTGCCGCGCAGGATCACGAACGCCACGATGCCCTGGCCGGTCGTCGGGTCGGTCGCGCCGACGACCGCGGCCTCGGCCACCGTCGGGTGCGAGACCAGCGCCGACTCGACCTCGGTCGTCGAGATGCGGTGGCCGGACACGTTCATCACGTCGTCGACGCGGCCGAGCAGCCAGACGTCACCGTCGTTGTCGTACTTCGCGCCGTCGCCGGCGAAGTAGAAGCCCTGGTCCTTGAACCGCGACCAGTAGGTGTCCTTGTAGCGCTCCTCGTCGCCCCAGATGCCGCGCAGCATCGACGGCCACGGCTTGTCGAGCACCAGGTACCCGCCACCGCCGTGCCCGACCTCGGCGCCCTGGTCGTCGACGACCTTCGCGGACACGCCCGGCAGCGCCTTCTGCGCCGAGCCCGGCTTGGTCGACGTGACGCCCGGCAGCGGCGAGATCATGATCGCGCCGGTCTCGGTCTGCCACCACGTATCGACGATCGGGGCCTTGCCCGCGCCGATGTTCTCGCGGTACCAGATCCACGCTTCCGGGTTGATCGGCTCGCCGACCGAACCCAGCACGCGCAGCGTCGACAGGTCGTACTTCTCGGGGATTTCCGCGCCCCACTTCATGAAGGTGCGGATCAGTGTCGGGGCCGTGTAGTAGATGGAGACCTTGTACTTCTGGATGATCTCCCAGTGCCGCCCCTCGTGCGGGGTGTTCGGCGTGCCTTCGTAGACGACCTGCGTGACGCGGTTCGCGAGCGGGCCGTAGACGATGTAGCTGTGGCCGGTGATCCAGCCGATGTCCGCGGTGCACCAGTAGACGTCTTCGCCTGCCTTGTGGTCGAAGACGTTGTGGTGCGTGTACGCGGTCTGCGTCAGGTAACCGCCCGAAGTGTGCAGGATGCCCTTCGGCTTCCCGGTCGTGCCGGACGTGTAGAGGATGAACAGCGGGTGCTCGCTGTCGAAGGCTTCGGGAGTGTGCTCTTCGGACTGTCCGTCGACGAGCTCGTGCCACCAGAGGTCGCGGCCGTCGGTCCAGGGCACCTCGCCCTCGAGCTGGTCGCCGGTGCGCTTCACGATGATGACCTTCTCGACGGTCTCGGCGCCTTCGAGCGCTTCGTCGACGTTGGCCTTCATCGGCGCGGCCTTGCCGCGGCGGAACTGGCCGTCGGAGGTGATCACGAGCTTCGCGGCGGCGTCGTCGACGCGGGCCCGCAGCGCCGTCGGGGAGAAGCCGCCGAAGACCACGCTGTGCAGCGCGCCGATCCGCGCGCACGCGAGCATCGCGAAGATGGCCTCGGGGACCATCTGCAACTGGATCGCCACGACGTCGCCGGCGGTGACGCCCAGCGACGTGAGTGCGTTGGCGGCCTTGGAAACCTCGGTCTTCAGCTCGGCGTAGGTGATGTCCCGGGTGTCGCCCGGCTCGCCGACCCAGTGGATCGCGACCTGGTCGCCGTGGCCGGACTCGACGTGCCGGTCGACGCAGTTGTAGGCGACGTTCAGCTTGCCGCCGACGAACCACTTCGCGAAGGGCGCATTGGTCCAGTCCAGTACCGTGGTCCACTTCGTGTCCCACGTCAGCCGCTCCGCCTGCTTCGCCCAGAACGCTTCGCGATCGGCATCCGCCTCGGCGTAGAGATCGGCCTTGGCGTTGGCCTGGCCAGCGAATTCGTCACTGGGCGGGAAGGTGCGGCTCTCGGTGAGCAGGTTGTCCAGAGCGGGGGACTGCTCGGTCATGGTTGCAAGGCCTCCTGTAGTGCGCCGACATGACGGCTAGCGGCACGCTAGCGACGTTAGTCCGCCTTGTAAAAGGTTGCACCCACGTTGCCCTGTCGTTTCACCGAGCCAGGCGAGCGGCGGTGACTAAGCGTTCGTTCAGGCGGGCCTTCGCGGCGGGCCACTCCGGGGCCAGCATCGAGTAGAGGACCGTGTCGCGCGACGAGCCGTCCGGCCGGATCCGGTGCGCGCGCAGGACGCCCTCGCGAAGCGCGCCGAGCCGTTCGATGGCGCGTTGCGAGCGGAGGTTGCGGATGTCGGTCTCCCACGCAACCCGTTGCGCACCAAGGGTTTCGAACGCGTGCTGGAGCAACAGCAGCTTTGCCTCGGTGTTCAGCCCGGTGCGCTGCCAGTCCGCGCCGATCCAGGTGTGCCCGATCGACAGGATCCGGTGCTGCTCGACGACCTGGTAGTACGACGTCGTGCCGGCGACCCGGCCGGAGGTGACGTCGATCTGCGCGAACGCCCGGCGGGCGGGGTCGGCGAGCGCGTGGGCGACCATCCGCTCCGCCGCCGGAAGATCCCCCGGCTGCCGGATGCTCAGCCACGCCCAGATGCCCGGGTCGGCGCCGGCCTCCAGCAGGCCCTTGGCGTGCCCGGCCGCCAGCGGCTCGAGGCGGACGTGCTCGCCGGCCAGGGTCGGCCGCGTGTTCCAGTCGCTCACCGGATCACCATAGGCGCCGGCAATGGCAGTCCAAGATAGCCAGTTTCCGAGCATTTCCGCAGGCCACTTCGGCGTTGCCTATGCTCGGCTGACCACGACGGAAGGGCGGGCTCGATGGCCGAAGAGCGGGAAGAGCTGAGCTGGGAGCTGTTCGGCACGGCGAGCCGTGAACTGGCTCACACCATCGCCGAAGACGGCTTCGCGCCGGACCTGATCCTGTCCATCGCCCGCGGCGGCCTGTTCGTCGCCGGCGCGCTCGGCTACGCGCTCGACGTGAAGAACCTGCACGTGATGAACGTCGAGTTCTACACCGGCGTCGACCAGCGCCTCGACCTGCCCGTGATGCTGCCGCCGGTGCCGAACGTCGTCGACCTGACGAGCAAGAAGGTGCTGATCGCCGACGACGTCGCCGACACCGGCGCCACCCTCAAGCTGGTCCGCGACTTCTGCCTCGAGCACGTCGCCGAGGTCCGCTCGGCCGTCGTCTACGAGAAGCCGCACTCGACGGTGAAGTGCGAGTACGTCTGGCGGCACACCGACCGCTGGATCAACTTCCCGTGGTCGGTCCTGCCGCCCGTGGTCTCCCGTGAAGGCCAGGTGCTCGATGCCTGATCCGCTGAAGCCCCTCCTCGACCTGGAGGGCGTCGCGGCGGCGGCGAAGTCGGCGCAGGACGCGGTGTTCGCGGTCCACCGCCTGCCGGCCAACCTCCGCGGCGGCGCGGCGACGGCGGCGGAAGCGTCGGTCCGCGCGGCCCGCGCGTCCGCCGGCATCGAGGGCGCCAACCCGGAACTCCCGGCGGACGGCGCGGTCGCCGACCCGGTCCTCGCGGGTGCCCTGCGCGTCGCGGAGACGCTGGAGTCGCTGCTGCCGACGTGGCGCCGCGCGCCGCTGCAGGCGTTGGCGCGCCTGCACGTCCTCGCCGCGGCGGACCTCGTCGACGACCTGGACGCGCTGGGCCGTCCCCAGTCCGGCGGCGGCCGCCTGGAGCTGCTGGCCCAGCTGGTGACCGGGGCGACGTCGGTGCCCGGCCCGGTCCTGACGGCGGTCGTCCACGGGGAACTGCTGGCGCTCAAGCCGTTCGGCAGCGCGGACGGCGTCGTCGCCCGCGCGGCGGCCCGGCTGACGATGGTCGCGACCGGTCTGGACCCGAAGTCGCTGAGCGTCCCGGAGGTCGCGTTCTTCCGCCGGGTCCCGCGTTATCTCGAGGCCGCGGACGGCTTTGCGGCCGGGACGCCGGAAGGCGTGCGCGCGTGGCTGCTCTTCTGTTGCGAAGCGTTCGAAGCGGGCGCGCGCGAGGCGAAGTCCATTTCGGACGCGGCTTCCTAAGCGAGCACGGCGTCCAGCAGCCCGGGGAACCGCGCCTGGATGTCTTCGCGGCGTAGCTCGACCCAGCGCCGCCGCCCCTCGACGAACGTCGTCGTCAGACCGGCTTCGCGCAGCACGCGCCAGTGGTGCGACAGCGTCGCGGCGGTGATGTCGACGTCGTACTCCTCGAGCGAGCAGCTCCGCGGCTCGCTCTCCTTCGCGAGTTGACGGAGGACTTCCAGACGCACGGGGTCGGCGAGCGCCTGCAGCACAGTCACGATCTCGATCGCTTCGCGCGCCGGCTGCGGCAGGGTCCGGGCCACGACTTTCCCTTCGATCATTTGACAACAATCGAAGTGTAGCTCCATCATGGCCGCATGACGATTCGACGATCATCTAATGATCGGCTGGGGGTCCTGCTCGTCTTCGCGATCGGCACGTTCACCGTCGGCACCGACGCTTTCGTGCTCAACGGCCTGCTGCCCGCCATCGCCGCCGACCTGCACGTGACGGAGTCCGTCGCGGGCCAGCTCGCCACGGTCTTCGCCCTGACGTACGCGGTCGCGTCGCCGCTCATCGCCGCGTTCACCGGCACCTGGGACCGCCGGTGGGTGCTGGCGGGCGGCATGGTGCTGTTCACCGCCGGCATGGCGGGCCAGGCGCTCGGCGCGTCGTTCGCCGTGGTCGCCCTCGCCCGGCTGGTCGCGGCGGTCGGCGCGGCCGCGTTCCAGTCCAACGCCTACGTCCTCGCCGGGGCGTTGTCCTCCGCCGAGCGGCGGGGCCGGGCGCTGGCCACGGTCGCCGCCGGCATGAGCGTGTCGACGGTGCTCGGCGTGCCGATCGGGGTGCTGGCCGGGACGTGGTTCGGCTGGCGTGCGGTGATGTGGGGCATCGGGGTGGTGGCGGTCGTCGTCGCGGTGCTGATCCCGGTCATCCCCGAGGTCCGGGTGCCCGCGGCGGGGCTGCGGGAGCGGCTCGCCGTCGTCGTGCGCCCGGCCGTGGCCCGGGTCCTGCTGGTGACGGTCCTTGGCACGCTCGCCGGGTTCACCGTCTTCGTCTACCTGCCGGTGCTGGTCGCCCCGGTGGCGAGCGGGGCCGTGCTGTCGTGGGTGCTGGTCGGCTTCGGGCTCGGCCAGCTCGCCGGGACGACGGTGACCGGCCGGGCCACCGACCGCCTCGGCCCGGCGCGCGTCCGCGCGGTTTCGCTGGCCGGAACCGCGGTGGCGCTCCTCGTCGTGGACCTCGCGGTCCGGTCGCTGCCCGGCGCCCTGCTGTTCGCGCTCTTCGCCGGGGCGTTCGGGGGGATGCTGATGGTGCCGCAGCAGCACCGGCTCTTCACGGTCGCGCCGGACGTCCCGACCGTGGCGCTCGGGGTGAACGGCTCGGCGATCTACGTCGGCGGCGCGCTCGGTTCGGCGCTCGGCGGCGTCGTCCTCGCCGCCGTGGGAGCGTCGTGGATCGGCCCGGCCGGCGCGCTCGCCGCCGTCGCCGCGCTCGCGCTGTGCGTCAACCGGACAGCTTCGCCGACCACTTCTCTTCGATCCGCCCGAACCGCCACACCGCCAGCGCGACGATCCAGGTCAGCATGAACAGCCCGACGATCCCGAACCCGACGTAGTCCAGGTTCACCGAGGCGATCGCGGCCAGCGGCCCGGACCTGATGTTCAGCTTCTCGGCGAGGATCGACACCAGTTCGATGGTCCCGATGAGCAGCGCCACCGCGACCGACAGCGCGGTCACCGTGATGTTGTAGAAGATCTTGCGCACCGGCTTGGCGAACGCCCAGCCGTAGGCGAAGTTCATGAAGCAGCCGTCCACGGTGTCGAACAGGGTCATCCCGGCGGCGAACAGGATCGGCAGCACGAGGATCGCGTACCAGGGGAGGGCGAACGTCGCCGCGCCCGCGGCCAGCACGAGCAGCCCGACCTCGGTCGCGGTGTCGAAGCCCAGCCCGAACAGCAGCCCGACCGGGTAGATGTGCCACGGCTTGCGCACGGCCTTCGTCGCGCCGCGCAGCAGCCGGTTCATCATCCCGCGGTTGTCCAGCTGGTGCTCCAGCGCGGCTTCGTCGAAGTCGCCGCGGCGCATCCTCCGGAAGACCCGCAGGATCCCGACCAGCACGACCAGGTTCAGGATGGCGATCACGTACAGGAACACGCCGGACACCGACGTCCCGATCACCCCGGTGGCCTGGTGCAACGCCGACGAGTCGTCCTCGACCTGGCCGGCCAGCGCGCGGACGCCCAGCGACAGCAGCAGGCACAGCGCGAAGACGATCGTGGAGTGCCCGAGGGAGAACCAGAACCCGACCGACAGCGGCCGCTGCCCGTCGGCCATCAGCTTGCGGGTCGTGTTGTCGATCGCGGCGATGTGGTCGGCGTCGAACGCGTGCCGCATGCCGAGCGTGAACGCCGTGACACCCAGGCCGATGCCGAACACGCCGGACGCGCCCAGCGCGTAGTGGTGCGGTGCGACGAACGCCGTGAGCACGCCCCAGCCCACGACGTTCAGCAGCAGGACGAAGCCGGCCATCGCGCCGATCGACACCCACTCGCGACGCGAAAGCCCGCGCCGCGAGTCCTCCGTGGTACCCGCCATGCCCACCCGCCTTCCCTCTCATCTGAGAGATTAGACAGGTGAACAGATAAGAAGCTAGCTCGCGCGCACCCGCACGAGGTCCAGCGCCTTCCGCACGTGCCCGCCCGACGCGTGCAGAGCCTTCGCGGCGCTCTTGACGTCCTCACCGGACAGCAAGTGCACCAGCGCCACCTTGAGGTCGCCCCCGGCCTCGGTGAGCGCGTCCGAGCAGTCCGCCATCGTCATGCCGGTGGCTTCCTGCAGGATCCGGATGGTCCGGCCGCGCAGCTTCGCGTTCGTCGCCCGCATGCTGACCATCAGGTTGGAGTAGGTCCGGCCCAGCTTGATCATCGTCGCCGTCGAGAACGACGTGAGGATCATCTTCTGCGCCGTGCCCGCCTTCATTCGGGTCGACCCGGCGATCGCCTCCGGCCCGGTGTCGACGGCGATGAGCACGTCGACGCCCGCCGGCTTGGCGGCCTTCGGGTTGCCCGACACCAGCCCGGTCCGGGCGCCCTGACGCGACGCGGCCAGCAACGCGCCCAGCACGTACGGCGTCCTGCCCGACGCCGTCAGCCCGAGCACGAAGTCACCGGGTTGCACCATCGCGGCCATCTCGGCGGCTCCCGCCGCGGAGTCGTCCTCCGCGTTTTCGACGGCGTGCCGCAGGGCGCGCTCGCCGCCGGCGTGGTGCGCGATGAACCAGTCGCCCGGCACGTTGAACGTCGGCACCAGCTCGGCCGCGTCCAGGGTGGCCAGCCGCCCGGACGTGCCCGCGCCGACGTAGTGCACCCGGCCCCCGGCCCGCAGGGCGTCCACCGCGTGGTCCACCGCGCGCGCCACCTGGGGCAGCACCGCGGCCACGGCACCGGGGACCGTGCGGTCCTCGGCGTTGATCGCGCCCAGGATCCCCGCGGTGGACATCAGGTCGATGTCCTGGGTGCGGGGATTGCGGGTCTCGGTCGGCGAATCGACGTGCACCGCCTGCACGGGGACGGTCATCATGCGCCTCACATTTTCTCCGGTCATTACTTGCCGGTTTCCCGCGGACGGCGACGACCGTCCGGCCTGACCCCCAAGCGGTGCGATCCGACGGCGTCCCTGGTCGCGTCCAGCGCGCTGACCGACGCGTCCATGTGCCTCTGCGCGACGCCGATGAACAGGCAGTCGATGACGGTGAGCTGGGCGATCCGGCTCGCCGTGGCACCTGAACGGAACGTGGTTTCCCGGGCCGCGGTCGTCAAAACATGATCGGCGACCTCGGTGATCGGCGAGCGCGGGAAGTTCGTCACGGCGATGGTGATCGCGCCGTGCTCCCGCGCCACGCGCAGCGCCTCGACGGTGTCGGTGGTCGCGCCGGTGTGCGAGACGCCGATCGCGACGTCACCGGGGCTCAGCACCGCGGCCGAGGTGAGCATGATGTGCGTGTCCGACCACGCGAAGCACACGCGGCCGATGCGGTGCAGCTTCTGCTGCAGGTCGGCGGCGACGAACGCGCTGGCGCCCACGCCGTAGACGTCCACGCGGCCGGCGTTCGCGACGACCTCGATCACCCGCTCGAGGGTGGCGACCTCGAGCTGGTCGGCCGTCTCCTCGACGGCACGGGCGTCGGCGAAGCTGACCTTGCCGATCACGGCGGCCAGGTCGTCCTCCGGGCCGATCTCGCCGCCGAGGTTGCGCGTGGTGCGCGCCTCGGTGCGCGCGGTGTCCGCGGCCAGCGCGATGCGCAGCTGCGGGTAGCCGCCGACACCCACCGCCTTGCAGAACCGGGTCACCGTGGTCTCGCTCGTGTTGGCGGCCAGGGCCACCTCGGTGATGCTGCGCCGCGCGACGGACGCGGGGTCGTCCAGCACCACCTTGGCCACGCGCTGTTCGGCGCGGGCCAGGCCGGGGAGCAGCGACCGGATGCGCACCAGCGGGCTGGAGTCGGCGTCCCGTGCGGCCGTCTGGACCGATACGGGCTCGGACTGTGCCGTGCCGATTACGGATTCGGTATCACTCACCGTCGGAAAGTTACTAACCGTTGGCATCTGCGACAAGGCTACCCACACCCTTCGGTCGGATCGCAACCCGTCCGTGTCTGCGGATCTGGATTTGCGATTAATCACTGACCAGAAAGTCGCCAACCAGGTCGACCTTGTTAACGAGGTCAAGCTAACGACTTGGCAACTTAGTGTCGCGGTGCAAGCGGCAAGAGGACGGTAAATTCGGGCTTGTGGTGGACATTCGGCGACCGGTTCGTCACCGAGAGGTCAACTGCCAGCCGTCCGCGGCGAAAACAGCGGGGTCTCGTTCACCGTCGAGGAGTGATCGGCCGCTCTCGGTGACTTTCACACCGTCGACCGAAACACCTCGTCCCGTGTAACTCGGGTCGGTGCTGTAACGCCAGCGGAGACTCAGCGACGCCGCCTGCGGCAGCGTGCCCACCGCCCTCCACCAGGCACGGTGTCCGTGCCCGGAGAGCGACGTCACGATTCCGGAGGGTGCGCCCGGGCCCGAAACCGATAGGGCGATCGGTTGCCAGTTAACGCCGTCGGTGCTGGCCTGCAGCTGAAGTGGATCTCCGCTGCCCTCGGTGTCCACGAAAGCGGCGAACGAGACGCGGGCTTGGGCACTTTGCGTGGTGAATGCCCGAGTACTGAGCGTGGCGACAGCGGTGTTACCCAGCGTGCTCGTCCAGGCGTCCTTCCCGGCCACCGGCCGCACCGCCATGGCCCGGGCCAGCGACGTCGCCCAAACCTGGCGGGCGGTGTTGATCGAGCCCCAGCTCCGGCTCGGGTGCACCCGGTTGGTCAGCAGGATCGCGAACGACCGCGACTCGAGGTCGATGACCAGCGTCGTTCCGGTGAACCCGGTGTGCCCGGCGGTGACCGGCGACGCCAGCGCGCCCATGTACCAGGGCTGGTCGAGCTCGAAGCCGAGGCCGTGCGCGTCGTCCGGGAACTGCTGGTTGTAGTTCGTCAGCAACTGCCGGACGGTCTCCTGCCGCAGGATCCGGTGCCCGCGGTAGCTGCCGCCGTTGACGATCGCCTGGGCGAGGGTGGCCATGTCGCCGGCCGTGCTGAACACGCCGGCGTGCCCGGCCACCCCACCGAGCGACCACGCGTTCTCGTCGTGCACGCTGCCGCGCACCATCCCGCGCGGCGGGTTCGCCTCGAACTCGGTCGCGGCGATCCGGTCCAGCTTCGCCGCGGGCGGGTTGTACCCGGTGTCGGTCATGCCGAGCGGGGCGGTGATCCGGTCGTGGACGACCTTGTCGAGGGACTGGCCGGTCAGCTTCTCGACGATGAAGCCGAGCGTCAGCAGGTTGATGTCGGAGTAGAGGTACGTCGTCCCCGGCTTGTTCTTGAGCGGGCTGTCGAGGACGGCCTGCCGGCGCGACGGGATGTCCGGGTAGCCGGCCCAGAGCGACGGGATCGGATCGGCGTCGAAGCCGGAGACGTGGGTGAGCAGCATCTTGACCGTGATGGCGGCCTTGTCGCCGGTGGCGAACTCCGGGAAGAAGCGGCTCACCGGGGTGTCGATGGTGAGCTGACCGCGTTCGACCAGCTGCATGACCGCGATCGAGGTGAACAGCTTCGAGATCGAAGCCATGTCGAAGATCGTGTCGTTCTTCATCGGGACCTGCTGCTCGGCGGGCAGTTCGGTGCCCTTCGCGTCGGCGTACCGCAGGGCGGCGCCGACGGCGTACCGGTCCACGACCACGCCGTCGTGCGCGAGCAGGCCGACCGCCCCGGAAAAGTGCGGGTGCCCTGAGGTGTCCGGCCTGGTCCAGCCGGCCAGGAAGTCCTCGGCCGCCCTGATCGGCGCGGGGTCGAGGTTGACCTCCTGCGGCCGTCCGTCGCGCAGCGTCGTCCACGGCGGCGCGAACCCCTGCTGCGGCCGGTCGAAGCGGCCGGCCGCCGGATCGTGGCTGGTGATGGCGCTGGCTCCAGAGGTCAACGTGGTCAGTGCGACCAGCACTCCGGTGGCCGCGACGAGCACCTTCCTAGCACGCACGAGTCTCCCCCTCAGCGGTAGAACAGGTAGTGGCGGCGTCTGCGGTCGAACCCGGCCAGCTCGGCCCGCCAGGCGCCGGTGACCTCGTCGACGCCCGCGCCGGCGTCGACCATGGTCCGGAGCCGGTCGGACCCGGACAGCTTGTCGATGTAGTTGTCGGGCCGCCAGGCGAACACGTCCGGGTGCTGGGCCTTGGCCGTGACGAGCATGGCGACGGCGGTGCGGATCGCGTCGAACGCGCGTGGGTCGCTGACGGACAGCTGCACGCCCCCGCACGTCTGGTTGACGAACTTGCTGAACGTCGGGACGAAGTAGGTCTCGCGGAACTTCGCTCCGGGCAGCTGCTCGTCTTCGAGCTTTTCGCGCCAGCGCCAGTCGAGCCCCGGCGCGCCGATGATCTCGAACGGCCGGGTCGTGCCGCGGCCCTCGGAGAACACCGTGCCTTCGAACATCCCGGTGCCCGGGTAGACGAGCGCGGTGTCCGGCGTCGGCATGTTCGG
Encoded proteins:
- a CDS encoding DUF6319 family protein, which gives rise to MTVDVLTHDEETAEAPVSAPAPAASTGPASEVSADEAAVTESASPASSPEAPAAEEEAPKPKRGRPKGAATASTAKKTRTVELILTVTGTADGEWQAELKNGSKWVAKGLEIPAAAVSRAAKELHSDLSGPIDEVINQAREAQAAKVAALEAELEKAKQALAELDA
- the acs gene encoding acetate--CoA ligase → MTEQSPALDNLLTESRTFPPSDEFAGQANAKADLYAEADADREAFWAKQAERLTWDTKWTTVLDWTNAPFAKWFVGGKLNVAYNCVDRHVESGHGDQVAIHWVGEPGDTRDITYAELKTEVSKAANALTSLGVTAGDVVAIQLQMVPEAIFAMLACARIGALHSVVFGGFSPTALRARVDDAAAKLVITSDGQFRRGKAAPMKANVDEALEGAETVEKVIIVKRTGDQLEGEVPWTDGRDLWWHELVDGQSEEHTPEAFDSEHPLFILYTSGTTGKPKGILHTSGGYLTQTAYTHHNVFDHKAGEDVYWCTADIGWITGHSYIVYGPLANRVTQVVYEGTPNTPHEGRHWEIIQKYKVSIYYTAPTLIRTFMKWGAEIPEKYDLSTLRVLGSVGEPINPEAWIWYRENIGAGKAPIVDTWWQTETGAIMISPLPGVTSTKPGSAQKALPGVSAKVVDDQGAEVGHGGGGYLVLDKPWPSMLRGIWGDEERYKDTYWSRFKDQGFYFAGDGAKYDNDGDVWLLGRVDDVMNVSGHRISTTEVESALVSHPTVAEAAVVGATDPTTGQGIVAFVILRGNAVDGGEEAIQALRNHVAKEIGPIAKPRQIMVVPELPKTRSGKIMRRLLRDVAENRQVGDVTTLADSSVMDLISSGLQSGKSEE
- a CDS encoding GNAT family N-acetyltransferase; its protein translation is MSDWNTRPTLAGEHVRLEPLAAGHAKGLLEAGADPGIWAWLSIRQPGDLPAAERMVAHALADPARRAFAQIDVTSGRVAGTTSYYQVVEQHRILSIGHTWIGADWQRTGLNTEAKLLLLQHAFETLGAQRVAWETDIRNLRSQRAIERLGALREGVLRAHRIRPDGSSRDTVLYSMLAPEWPAAKARLNERLVTAARLAR
- a CDS encoding phosphoribosyltransferase, whose protein sequence is MAEEREELSWELFGTASRELAHTIAEDGFAPDLILSIARGGLFVAGALGYALDVKNLHVMNVEFYTGVDQRLDLPVMLPPVPNVVDLTSKKVLIADDVADTGATLKLVRDFCLEHVAEVRSAVVYEKPHSTVKCEYVWRHTDRWINFPWSVLPPVVSREGQVLDA
- a CDS encoding oxidoreductase; protein product: MPDPLKPLLDLEGVAAAAKSAQDAVFAVHRLPANLRGGAATAAEASVRAARASAGIEGANPELPADGAVADPVLAGALRVAETLESLLPTWRRAPLQALARLHVLAAADLVDDLDALGRPQSGGGRLELLAQLVTGATSVPGPVLTAVVHGELLALKPFGSADGVVARAAARLTMVATGLDPKSLSVPEVAFFRRVPRYLEAADGFAAGTPEGVRAWLLFCCEAFEAGAREAKSISDAAS
- a CDS encoding helix-turn-helix transcriptional regulator → MARTLPQPAREAIEIVTVLQALADPVRLEVLRQLAKESEPRSCSLEEYDVDITAATLSHHWRVLREAGLTTTFVEGRRRWVELRREDIQARFPGLLDAVLA
- a CDS encoding MFS transporter yields the protein MTIRRSSNDRLGVLLVFAIGTFTVGTDAFVLNGLLPAIAADLHVTESVAGQLATVFALTYAVASPLIAAFTGTWDRRWVLAGGMVLFTAGMAGQALGASFAVVALARLVAAVGAAAFQSNAYVLAGALSSAERRGRALATVAAGMSVSTVLGVPIGVLAGTWFGWRAVMWGIGVVAVVVAVLIPVIPEVRVPAAGLRERLAVVVRPAVARVLLVTVLGTLAGFTVFVYLPVLVAPVASGAVLSWVLVGFGLGQLAGTTVTGRATDRLGPARVRAVSLAGTAVALLVVDLAVRSLPGALLFALFAGAFGGMLMVPQQHRLFTVAPDVPTVALGVNGSAIYVGGALGSALGGVVLAAVGASWIGPAGALAAVAALALCVNRTASPTTSLRSARTATPPARRSRSA
- a CDS encoding HoxN/HupN/NixA family nickel/cobalt transporter gives rise to the protein MAGTTEDSRRGLSRREWVSIGAMAGFVLLLNVVGWGVLTAFVAPHHYALGASGVFGIGLGVTAFTLGMRHAFDADHIAAIDNTTRKLMADGQRPLSVGFWFSLGHSTIVFALCLLLSLGVRALAGQVEDDSSALHQATGVIGTSVSGVFLYVIAILNLVVLVGILRVFRRMRRGDFDEAALEHQLDNRGMMNRLLRGATKAVRKPWHIYPVGLLFGLGFDTATEVGLLVLAAGAATFALPWYAILVLPILFAAGMTLFDTVDGCFMNFAYGWAFAKPVRKIFYNITVTALSVAVALLIGTIELVSILAEKLNIRSGPLAAIASVNLDYVGFGIVGLFMLTWIVALAVWRFGRIEEKWSAKLSG
- a CDS encoding N-acetylmuramic acid 6-phosphate etherase gives rise to the protein MMTVPVQAVHVDSPTETRNPRTQDIDLMSTAGILGAINAEDRTVPGAVAAVLPQVARAVDHAVDALRAGGRVHYVGAGTSGRLATLDAAELVPTFNVPGDWFIAHHAGGERALRHAVENAEDDSAAGAAEMAAMVQPGDFVLGLTASGRTPYVLGALLAASRQGARTGLVSGNPKAAKPAGVDVLIAVDTGPEAIAGSTRMKAGTAQKMILTSFSTATMIKLGRTYSNLMVSMRATNAKLRGRTIRILQEATGMTMADCSDALTEAGGDLKVALVHLLSGEDVKSAAKALHASGGHVRKALDLVRVRAS
- a CDS encoding MurR/RpiR family transcriptional regulator; amino-acid sequence: MSDTESVIGTAQSEPVSVQTAARDADSSPLVRIRSLLPGLARAEQRVAKVVLDDPASVARRSITEVALAANTSETTVTRFCKAVGVGGYPQLRIALAADTARTEARTTRNLGGEIGPEDDLAAVIGKVSFADARAVEETADQLEVATLERVIEVVANAGRVDVYGVGASAFVAADLQQKLHRIGRVCFAWSDTHIMLTSAAVLSPGDVAIGVSHTGATTDTVEALRVAREHGAITIAVTNFPRSPITEVADHVLTTAARETTFRSGATASRIAQLTVIDCLFIGVAQRHMDASVSALDATRDAVGSHRLGVRPDGRRRPRETGK